From the genome of bacterium:
GTTTGAACGCGCTTGTGAAGATACTAAAGACTTAACAGATATCCCTGAATACTGGGCTCAAATGAATCAGCTTAAACTGCCCAGAGTTCAGTATACTTTCAGGGAAATAAGCTGTGGTATCCAATTTTTTGGGTTTGCCGACGAAAGAAGCTTAACTCATTCCACCATATTCGCTAACTACATAAACTACTGGTTGGATAAATTTAACGTATTGCCTGCTAATTCCATAAGGCAGACGGACAATGGGTCAGAGTACTGCGGCAGTTGGAAGTCCAAATCCCCTTCTGCTTACACATTAGCTGTAGAATCTATGCCGGGACAAGTGCACAGAACCATATTTCCCGGAGCGCATAGAATGCAGGCCGATGTTGAAACCGTCCATAATCTCATTGAGATAGAATTCTATGAGATAGAATCTCCAAAAAACAGGTTAGACTTTATGCAAAAAGCTTACTCTTACCAGCTATTCTTTAATCTCCATAGACCCAATACTTACAAAGAGAACAAAACGCCCTGGCAGTTGGCTAGAGAGAAGGTGCCAAATCTGGACAAGCGTTTGCTTATGATTCCACCTATTGACCTTGATGCTGTGATCAGATTAGATCAGTCTTTTTCTGGCAAGGGGGGTAATGATGTGTTGACCGTTCCCTTGAATTAAAAAACTGCTGGCAAATGATAGTGCCATATGATGCTAATTCAAATAATTATGTTATAATGCCGTCTTAATTTAGGGATAAAAATTAGATAATGATACTATTTAGAGAACTGGGAATTATTGAGCCTATCTTAAGAGCTCTCAAAGAAGAAAAGTATACTGAGCCTACATCAATACAAGTTAAGGCTATTCCACTCATTCTAAAAAGAAATGATGTATTAGGTAGTGCTCAAACCGGGACAGGTAAAACAGCGGCTTTTGCTATTCCAATCCTGCAGCACCTCTTTTTTGACCGTCAGCAGAATAACAGCCCGCGCAAAATTAAGTCGCTCATCGTAACTCCCACACGCGAATTGGCGATTCAGATCGCAGAGAGCTTTACTACGTATGGAAAATTCACTGGGATCAAAAACACAGTCGTTTTCGGTGGCGTGAAGCAAGGTGCACAAACGAATGCCCTTCGCAAAGGTGTCGATATTCTCGTTGCAACGCCTGGAAGGCTTTTGGACTTAATAAATCAGGGCTTCATCAGGTTAAATGACGTCGAATACTTCGTGCTGGACGAAGCTGACCGGATGCTCGACATGGGGTTCATCAATGACATTCGAAAGATCATCGCCAAATTACCAACGAAACGGCAGTCTTTGTTTTTTTCAGCAACAATGCCGGGAAATATTGTAGAACTTTCGAGGAAAATTTTGAGAAATCCTATGAAAGTTGATGTAAGTCCCATTTCCTCTACTGCTGAAACTATAAAGCAATATCTGTATTATACCAATAGATCAAGCAAGAAAGATTTGCTGCGTCATATACTTCAGTATCAAAAGATAGATCAGGTATTATTGTTTTCCAGAACAAAACGTGGTGCTGACAAAATAGATCGTGACCTTAAAAAATATAAGATTAAATCAGCAGCTATACATGGTGACAAAGAGCAAAATCAAAGGCAAAAAGTCCTGGCGCAATTTAAAGCTGGAGAAATTAGGGTGTTGGTGGCAACAGATATTGCCGCAAGAGGTATTGACATTGACAAACTAAAATATGTCATCAATTATGATATACCGAATATAGCCGAAACATACGTCCACAGGATAGGCAGATCTGGTAGAGCAGGGGAAGAAGGTAATGCTATATCCCTTTGCGAACCTGAAGAGAATGCTTATATAAAAGACATTGAAAAATTGATAAACCAGAAAATAGAACTTGTCAAAGAAAACCCTTATCCTCAAACAGAAAAGCCAATGACAGGAAACGAAAAGAAGGAATGGGACAAAGAGAAACAACAAAGAAGACAAGAATACTTTGCCGCGAAGAATAAAAAACAAAATAGAACAAACTCATCAAGATTTTCCAGATAATGTTTAAAAATCAATATGACATTATCATTATCGGCGCGGGGCCGGCAGGTTTGATTGCGGCTATTGAAAGCTGTAAACCTTCCACAAAAATATTAATTCTCGAAAAAATGCATACACCTGCGCT
Proteins encoded in this window:
- a CDS encoding DEAD/DEAH box helicase; the protein is MLFRELGIIEPILRALKEEKYTEPTSIQVKAIPLILKRNDVLGSAQTGTGKTAAFAIPILQHLFFDRQQNNSPRKIKSLIVTPTRELAIQIAESFTTYGKFTGIKNTVVFGGVKQGAQTNALRKGVDILVATPGRLLDLINQGFIRLNDVEYFVLDEADRMLDMGFINDIRKIIAKLPTKRQSLFFSATMPGNIVELSRKILRNPMKVDVSPISSTAETIKQYLYYTNRSSKKDLLRHILQYQKIDQVLLFSRTKRGADKIDRDLKKYKIKSAAIHGDKEQNQRQKVLAQFKAGEIRVLVATDIAARGIDIDKLKYVINYDIPNIAETYVHRIGRSGRAGEEGNAISLCEPEENAYIKDIEKLINQKIELVKENPYPQTEKPMTGNEKKEWDKEKQQRRQEYFAAKNKKQNRTNSSRFSR